The genomic interval CTGATAGCCGGCTCCACGGGGTCGGGCAAGAGCGTGGCCATCAACGCCATGATCATGTCCATCTTGTACAAGGCGACCCCGGAGCAGGTCCGCCTGATCCTGGTGGATCCGAAGCGCCTCGAACTCGGCGTCTACGAAGGCGTGCCGCACCTCTACACCCCGATCATCACCGAGCCCAAGCTCGCCGCCAATGCGTTGCGCAACGCGGTGCGCGAGATGGAGCGCCGGCTCAAGCTGCTCGCCGAAAAAGGGGTGCGCAACATCGAGCAGTTCAACAAGCTGTTCGAGGGCAGCACGCCGAGCCTTTTCGACAACAACGAGGAGCGCGAAGGCCCGATTCCCTCCATCGTCATCATCATCGACGAACTCGCCGACCTGATGATGCTGGACGGCAACAACGTCGAGGAATCCGTTACTCGCCTGGCGCAGATGGCGCGCGCCGTCGGCATTCACCTGGTACTGGCGACGCAGCGTCCGTCGGTGGACGTCATCACCGGCCTGATCAAGGCCAACTTCCCGGCGCGCATCTCGTTCCGCGTCGCCACCAAGGTTGACTCGCGTACCATTCTCGACGCCAATGGCGCCGAGGCCCTACTCGGACGCGGCGACATGCTTTACCTTCCGTCCGGCTCGGCGCGAGTGCATCGTCTGCACGCGCCGTTTGTTACCGAGAAGGAGATATCCGCCGCGGTTGAGTTCTGGAAGTCACAGGCCCTGGCGCAGTACCAGGACAAATTCCTGGAGGCGCCCAAGGACGAAAACGGCAAGGCGGAAGGCGGCAACTCAGGCGCCGCGGGTGGAGCGGACGACGAAAACGACGAACTCTTCGAGGATGCTGTGCGCCTGGTCCTGGAGTTCGGCAAGGCCAGCACTTCCCTGCTGCAGCGACGCCTGCGCATCGGCTACGGACGGGCGGCGCATCTGATCGACCTGATGGAGAAGGACGGCATCGTCGGCGCGGCGGACGGTCCCAAGCCACGCGAGGTCCTCAAGCGCCCCGACTGGATCGACGAAGTCGAACAATCCCTGCGCTAGAGAAGTGGAACCGGACTCCGCGCAGCGCTCGACAGCGACTCGAAAAAGTAACGGCGGCCCGGTGGCCGCCGCTCTCCGTGTTTGCCAACCCCAATTTAGAAGCGGAACACAATTCCCGCTGAATAACGGAAATTGTTCTGCGATGTGCCGCCGAACCTCGTCATCAAGTAATCGAATTGTCCGATGCGGACGGAGAATTTCTTCACGCCGACATCCACACCGCCGCCCAGCGCCGTCGCGAATGCTGTGTCGCTCACGCTGCCGACGCCCGACGCTGACGCCGAGGAGCGCGCTCCTCCGAACAGCGCGTGCACGAAGGGCGTGAACTTGTCGGAAACGGGCGCTGAAATTTTCGGCCCGAACATGAATGTATGCTGCTTGAGGCTTACGCCGCTGATGCTTTTGTACGCTCCACTGAAGTCTCCGGTCACACCCAGCCAGCGGTTCAAGTTCCCGGTCAGGGCAGCGTCCCAGCCGTTGAAGTTCTGGCCACTGATTCCGCTGCCGGGACTGATTCTCGTGTATTGATAGCCGCCGAACACTTCGGCGCGGGGACTCTCCTGGCATAACACGGGGATTGAAACCACCAACAGTACGATAACGACTCCAATCAGCTTTCTCATTTCTGCTTTCCCTCTCCTTGTTCTGGTTTCCCGATGGTTTGGGGCTTTGCGAGACGCAGAGTTACTCTAACGCCACATCGCGCTCGAACACTCGTTATCGGTTGACACCAAAGTAGTAGCACCGTTTGCCGCGGTTGAAGCTGGACACCGAATTGAAGAAGACGCGATGACTCCCGAGGTTGGGAATGCGGCCCAGTTTGAACCTATGATTGGATAGTCGGCTTGCGGAACTTTGGATTCATCATTCGCCGATTGGCAATCAGTCTGCAGAAGCTTTTGCGCTGCTGCGATTTAATGTCTTCCGAGGAGCGCCATGAAATCGCACACTGAATACCTCACTTTTCATACCCGAAAACATCGCGAGTACGTCCACATCACGCCGCAAGTGGAAGCGGCGGTAAAAAAGAGCGGGGTTCAGGATGGCCTCGCGCTCGTGTCCGCCATGCACATCACGGCCGGCATCTACGTCAACGACGACGAGTCCGGCCTGATCGAAGACATCGATCAGTGGCTGGAAACGCTGGCCCCCTTCCGGCAGGATTATCGTCACCACCAAACCGGCGAGGACAACGGTGACTCGCACCTGAAAGCTATCCTGGTGCACCACCAAGTCATTCTGCCGATCACCGCCGGGCGGCTTGACCTGGGCACATGGCAGCGCGTTTTCTACGCCGAATTCGATGGCCGGCGGTCGAAGCGCGTCATTCTCAAAATCATCGGCGACTAACGCCGCCGTTAATTCGTGGGTCGCGATGGCTGCTGTCCCTGAAAAGCCGCTGGGCGTCACCTTGACTTCCGCAGCAAAGAAGCAGAAAGGCGGCCACGGATCTCCGCCGATCCACGCGGATCTTACTCATTTTGTTTTTCTGATCCGCGTCGATCGGCGTGAATCAGCGGCAGGTCTTTTTCAGCTCGTACTTGCATTCGCCTGACCGCGCCATGTAGAACATGAAACCAGGAGGATGTCCTTTAATGTCCGCACCGAGCCGCCGTCCCGAAATCCGCCGCCGCCGCACCCGGAAGGACAAGATCAGTTCGCTGCGCCGCCGCTACGCCGCTGCCAAGTCGGAGGCCGATCGCAACCAAATCTTCGCACGGGCTAAAGTACTTTCGCCATCGATCACGCTCGAGCAATTTACGGCCCCACTGCAACCGCGGCAGTAAATTCATACGAGTCCAAAGGCGGAGCGCGGTGTGTTTAATTAACCAGTTCACCGCTCGCTGCCAACAAGGGAATCATCTTGCTATTAACGGACCGGTAACTATCCAGTGCAAATTACCGCTTTCCCACAGGGCAGCTGCAATTCCCTTCCCGAGTTTTCGCCTCCCCCAGGCGTCCGTAACTTGTGAGTTAAGGGTACTTGTCAATCGTGCGGACTTGGGTTACTGGGTACACCAACGTTCGATATCCCTTTGGGTAGTTGTGGGGCCGCTGCGCCGCTGCTAATGTGCGGTTTGCAGGGTGGCCGGCACTCCCCCAAAACTCACCGCCGTCACCGTCAGGAACCATGAGCGGCCTGAATACGAAAACCGTGCCCATGTTCGCCGGACTGCCGACGGCGCCAAAGCGCCGCAAGGCTTTTTTCGCCGGCTTTGTTGTACAGGCGATCGCCCTGACTGTCCTGGTATTCATGGGTCTCATTCGCCCTGCCGCCATTCTGCCCAAGCACCAGTATGTCTACATCTCGCTGGCCCCGCCGGTTCCGGTAAACCATGAGCCGCAGCGCATTCCGCCGAAACTGCTGGCGGCTCCGAAACCGAGACCCATCGAACGGCCGGTAGTCGCAAAGATGGAACCTCCGAAGGTCGAGCTGCCGGTGCGCAAGCCCGACATGCCGGAAGTGAAACCCCTCGCGCCCAAACCGGCGCCCAGCTTCCCGACCGTGGCCACCGAGCGTCCTTCGCCGCGGCCTTCCCCGCAGGTGAAGACCGGCAACTTTTCCACCGGCAGTTCCGCCACCCCGACCGCCGTGCTCGACGCGCGCAAGGTTCAGACCGGCGGCTTTGGCGATCCCAACGGCGTGCCGGCGGGCAACAACACCAGTGGTCGCGTCAATATCGCGGCGCTTGGTTCCTTTGAACTGCCGCAAGGCCCCGGTTACGGCAATGGCACCGGCGGGAGCCGAGGCGCGCGCGCCGTGGTCACCAGCGCCGGATTCGGAAATGGAGTCGCCAACGGTAGCGGTGGCGGCAGCCGAGGCGGGGTTGTGAAGCAAGCCGGATTCACCGAGTCCGAACCGGTGAAGCAAGTAGCTCGCCGCGAGGAAGCGCCGAAATCGGACACACTCCCGGTGCAAATTCTTTCCAAGCCGACGCCCAGCTACACCGCCGACGCACGGGCCGCCCACGTTGAAGGCGAGGTCCTGCTCGAGGTTGTGTTCAGCGCCTCCGGCAAGCTCGAGGTGTTGCGCGTAGTGCGTGGACTTGGCCACGGGCTCGACGAGTCCGCGATCCGCGCCGCCGAACATATTCGTTATAAACCCGCAACTCGCGGCGGAACTCCCGTCGATTTCACCGCGACGTTGCACATTGTTTTTCAGATGGCATGAACCAGAACGAACTCGTTGGCTCTGCGCCATCCCCAGGCGACGGACGACGGGTAGGAGCTCAATGCGGATAGCCAAGCTACTGTTCCCAGCCTTGGTGCTGTGCCTCAGCCTGCCGCTGGTGGCCGCCAACGACGAATCCAAGACCCAACCGGCACCCACGCCCGACGCCGCTTCCCAGACCGCCTTCGACCAGGTGGTGGACCGCGTCACCAATCGCGAAAAGGCAACCCTGCAGGAGTTGCGCAAGTATTCGCCGGTGGTCGAAACCTACATCCAAAACATGCGCCCGGACAATGACCTTGGCCTGGTTCCAGACAAGGACACTTACTTCCTTGGCCGCATGGACATGAGCAGCGGCACGCGCCGTAATCAATCGTTCATGAAGCAGCCGGGCCGGATGAAGGCTTTCTTCGAGAGGATGACCTCCTTCTACTCCTTGAAGTACCTGCCGCTGGGCTTCATGCAGATGGTGGTGCTGGACGACAACAGCTTCGACCGCGGCCACTACGATTTCAAGTTTGCCCGCCGCGAATTTCTCGGCGACGTGCGTTGCATTGTGATTGACGTCTCGCCCAAGAAGGGCGCCGGCAACGGCCGCTTCCTAGGCCGGATCTGGGTGGAAGACCAGGACTACAACATCGTTCGCTTCAACGGCACCTACGCTCCCGCCCCGAAGTTCTCCAGCTATCTGCATTTCGACAGCTGGCGACTGAACATGCGCCCCGGAGTCTGGCTGCCAGCCTACATCTACAGCGAAGAATCGGCCCTGCCCAACCATCTTGTCGGCAGCGTGCACTTCAAGTCGCAGACCCGCCTGTGGGGCTATGACCAGGCGCATATCGGTCACCATGATGAGTTCTCCGCCATCACCGTTGACTCCCCGCGCGTGAAGGACGACAGCGAAGCTGCGCAGGACGCCTCCCCGGTGATGGCGCAGCGCGCCTGGGAACGGTTGGCGGAGTCGAACGTCCTGGATAGGCT from Terriglobales bacterium carries:
- a CDS encoding M48 family metalloprotease — translated: MRIAKLLFPALVLCLSLPLVAANDESKTQPAPTPDAASQTAFDQVVDRVTNREKATLQELRKYSPVVETYIQNMRPDNDLGLVPDKDTYFLGRMDMSSGTRRNQSFMKQPGRMKAFFERMTSFYSLKYLPLGFMQMVVLDDNSFDRGHYDFKFARREFLGDVRCIVIDVSPKKGAGNGRFLGRIWVEDQDYNIVRFNGTYAPAPKFSSYLHFDSWRLNMRPGVWLPAYIYSEESALPNHLVGSVHFKSQTRLWGYDQAHIGHHDEFSAITVDSPRVKDDSEAAQDASPVMAQRAWERLAESNVLDRLEVAGLLAPSGDVDKVLETVINNLEITNNLNIQPEVHARVLLTAPLESFTVGHTIVLSRGLIDVLPDEATLATVVAHELAHISVGQNMDTAYSFSDRMIFTDEQAFRRINMARDEHSESEADAKAIEYLKNSPYKDKLGNAGLFLEALQTREKDLPNLLRAHLGNSVAMKNGLRMHELMEGAPELQVRNLDQIAALPLGARIHMDAWSDKIEMTKSNRVPLVSAREKMPFEITPVFPYVTRLNPEDKAKVATANSPQQ
- a CDS encoding TonB family protein: MSGLNTKTVPMFAGLPTAPKRRKAFFAGFVVQAIALTVLVFMGLIRPAAILPKHQYVYISLAPPVPVNHEPQRIPPKLLAAPKPRPIERPVVAKMEPPKVELPVRKPDMPEVKPLAPKPAPSFPTVATERPSPRPSPQVKTGNFSTGSSATPTAVLDARKVQTGGFGDPNGVPAGNNTSGRVNIAALGSFELPQGPGYGNGTGGSRGARAVVTSAGFGNGVANGSGGGSRGGVVKQAGFTESEPVKQVARREEAPKSDTLPVQILSKPTPSYTADARAAHVEGEVLLEVVFSASGKLEVLRVVRGLGHGLDESAIRAAEHIRYKPATRGGTPVDFTATLHIVFQMA
- a CDS encoding secondary thiamine-phosphate synthase enzyme YjbQ, producing MKSHTEYLTFHTRKHREYVHITPQVEAAVKKSGVQDGLALVSAMHITAGIYVNDDESGLIEDIDQWLETLAPFRQDYRHHQTGEDNGDSHLKAILVHHQVILPITAGRLDLGTWQRVFYAEFDGRRSKRVILKIIGD
- a CDS encoding DUF6800 family protein, coding for MSAPSRRPEIRRRRTRKDKISSLRRRYAAAKSEADRNQIFARAKVLSPSITLEQFTAPLQPRQ